One genomic region from Limisphaerales bacterium encodes:
- a CDS encoding DUF1501 domain-containing protein, giving the protein MTNRRQFLMQSMHGFSGVALAAMLAEEGRAEGPRIDATRPYAPRPTHFAPKAKRVIEVFCSGALSHVDTFDFKPELIKHHGQPLPGNDRLVSFQGPNGNLTKPLWDFKPRGQCGKPVSDLVPHIGELADELCFFHSLTNKSNTHGPAENFMNTGFVFDGFPSMGAWINYALGSDNENLPAFVAIEDPRGMPQSGPNNWANGFLPAAFQGTPFSSTKPIRFLKRPATISATKDKAARDALRVLEQENQNTFPGDANLAARIASYELAARMQLTVPEAANLKAEPAHIRKLYGADSDDRHQAAFADNCILARRLIERGVRFVQLFNGAYASGGRINWDGHFKLKEQYDVHGRILDQPVAGLLRDLKQRGLLEDTLVVFATEFGRMPMFQAGTYGRDHNPHGFTAWLAGAGVKGGMSYGATDEFGFKAQRNVITPHDFHATILHLLGLDHERLTVYHNGIQRRLTDVHGHVIKEVLT; this is encoded by the coding sequence ATGACTAATCGCCGACAGTTTTTGATGCAGTCCATGCACGGGTTTTCCGGCGTGGCGTTGGCGGCGATGTTGGCCGAGGAAGGCCGCGCGGAAGGGCCGCGCATTGACGCCACGCGTCCCTATGCGCCGCGCCCTACGCATTTTGCGCCCAAGGCCAAGCGGGTGATCGAGGTATTTTGCTCCGGCGCGTTGAGCCATGTGGACACCTTCGATTTCAAGCCGGAACTGATCAAGCACCACGGCCAACCCTTGCCCGGCAACGATCGGCTGGTGTCGTTTCAGGGGCCGAACGGCAATCTCACCAAGCCCTTGTGGGACTTCAAACCGCGCGGTCAATGCGGCAAGCCGGTCAGCGATCTTGTGCCGCACATTGGCGAGCTGGCGGATGAGCTGTGCTTTTTCCATTCGCTCACCAATAAATCCAACACGCACGGTCCGGCGGAGAATTTCATGAACACCGGGTTCGTCTTCGACGGCTTCCCGAGCATGGGCGCGTGGATCAATTACGCGCTCGGCAGTGACAACGAAAACCTGCCCGCCTTTGTGGCCATCGAAGATCCGCGCGGCATGCCGCAGAGCGGCCCGAACAACTGGGCCAACGGATTCCTGCCCGCCGCGTTTCAAGGCACGCCCTTCAGCAGTACCAAGCCGATCCGATTCCTGAAACGGCCCGCAACTATTTCCGCCACCAAAGACAAAGCCGCGCGCGATGCCCTGCGCGTGTTGGAGCAGGAAAATCAAAACACCTTTCCCGGCGACGCCAATCTCGCCGCGCGTATTGCCAGCTACGAACTGGCCGCCCGCATGCAGCTCACCGTGCCCGAGGCCGCCAACCTCAAAGCTGAGCCAGCGCACATTCGCAAACTGTATGGCGCGGACAGCGACGACCGGCATCAGGCTGCCTTCGCCGACAATTGCATCCTCGCCCGGCGATTGATCGAGCGCGGCGTGCGTTTTGTGCAGCTCTTCAACGGCGCCTACGCTTCCGGCGGTCGCATCAACTGGGACGGTCATTTCAAGTTGAAGGAACAATACGACGTGCACGGCCGCATCCTCGACCAGCCCGTCGCCGGCCTATTGCGCGACCTGAAACAACGCGGTCTGCTGGAGGACACCCTCGTGGTGTTCGCCACCGAGTTCGGTCGCATGCCGATGTTTCAGGCTGGCACCTACGGGCGCGACCATAACCCGCACGGCTTCACCGCCTGGCTGGCCGGTGCCGGCGTGAAAGGCGGCATGAGCTACGGAGCCACCGACGAGTTTGGCTTCAAGGCACAGCGTAACGTCATCACCCCGCACGATTTCCACGCCACCATCCTGCACCTGCTTGGCCTCGATCACGAACGCCTCACCGTCTACCACAACGGCATCCAACGCCGCCTCACCGACGTCCACGGGCACGTGATCAAAGAGGTGCTAACGTAG
- a CDS encoding DUF1553 domain-containing protein, giving the protein MRPLLIISICLTALTALADPHWSFQPVTRPTTPAGMHPIDYFVEKQLREKNLQQSPMAGREVLLRRVTLDLIGLPPTIKELENFRADKRPTAVALAAVVDRLLASPRYGERWAQHWLDVIRWAETVGFETNIERPVAWRYRDWVITAFNQDLPYDRFIRDQLAGDVTGADAALGFLVSGPALQPGQIGRDEEAMRSARQDELDEVIRTVSQSMLGLTIGCARCHDHKFDPILQKDYYGMQAVFAGLRYGNRRLRGTENDAWTAKVPAARAKVTRLQTELEALRKEHALRPPLLSVQTETFEPVLAQSVRMKIAATVNGAAASIYEFEAWTPQKQNAALASTGAVPSASSFALANQTRHFENLTDGSVDRRQSFPWVAASAGPAWFRIDFPKPMTLQSITWHNGSSVPAEYVIEVLRPDDVWHPIARTTDRLPRMDDRRAPDKVKLTELNADQVKSIMAHIGQLRAAQGELNGLNAGPQTFAASFASPDPTWLLRRGDPMQRLEKLPPSIPGVLGKLQPKDATEPARRLALAQHLTRPDHPLTARVLVNRVWQQHFGTGLVDTPSDFGKMGNAPTHPKLLDWLASEFVRQGWSIKKLHRLILTSRTYQQTHRPNAAAARIDTDSRLLWRFPPRRLEAEAIRDSMLFVSGKLNLKTGGRGFDFFNQRGGLSDYHPKETFEADGWRRMIYAHKVRMQAVDIFGAFDCPDAGQMKPRRTRSITPVQSLSLLNSPFANRQADFFAGRVRREAGDEMGAQVQHAFRLATSRDPNPRELATLQTLTEQHGLEQACRVLFNSSSFLMLP; this is encoded by the coding sequence CGGGTAACGCTCGATCTCATCGGCCTACCGCCCACGATCAAAGAACTGGAAAACTTTCGCGCAGACAAACGCCCAACAGCCGTGGCATTGGCAGCCGTGGTGGACAGGCTATTGGCCTCGCCGCGATACGGCGAGCGGTGGGCGCAGCATTGGCTGGATGTCATTCGTTGGGCGGAAACGGTTGGCTTCGAGACGAACATCGAACGGCCAGTGGCCTGGCGTTATCGCGATTGGGTGATTACTGCGTTCAATCAAGACCTGCCCTACGACCGATTCATTCGCGATCAACTGGCCGGCGATGTCACCGGCGCGGATGCCGCACTCGGCTTTCTGGTATCCGGCCCCGCGCTGCAACCGGGCCAAATCGGCCGCGATGAAGAGGCCATGCGCTCGGCACGACAGGATGAACTCGATGAAGTCATCCGCACCGTGAGCCAAAGCATGCTCGGCCTCACCATCGGCTGCGCACGCTGCCATGATCATAAGTTCGATCCCATTCTGCAGAAGGATTACTATGGCATGCAGGCCGTGTTCGCCGGTCTGCGCTACGGCAACCGTCGCCTGCGCGGCACGGAAAACGACGCTTGGACCGCCAAGGTGCCTGCCGCGCGCGCGAAAGTGACGCGATTGCAAACCGAGCTAGAGGCCCTGCGCAAAGAGCACGCGCTGCGCCCGCCTTTGCTCAGTGTGCAAACGGAAACATTCGAACCCGTTTTGGCTCAATCGGTTCGAATGAAAATCGCCGCCACAGTCAATGGCGCGGCGGCCTCGATTTACGAATTCGAAGCGTGGACACCCCAAAAACAAAACGCCGCCCTGGCCTCCACCGGCGCGGTGCCCAGCGCCTCGAGCTTTGCCTTGGCCAATCAAACGCGGCATTTTGAAAACCTGACCGACGGCTCGGTCGACCGGCGTCAATCCTTTCCGTGGGTCGCCGCCAGCGCTGGGCCGGCGTGGTTCCGCATTGATTTCCCGAAACCGATGACCCTCCAAAGCATCACGTGGCACAATGGCTCCAGTGTTCCGGCGGAGTACGTAATCGAAGTGCTGCGGCCCGATGATGTGTGGCACCCCATCGCCCGCACAACCGATCGCCTGCCGCGCATGGACGACCGACGCGCTCCGGATAAGGTGAAGCTCACCGAGCTGAACGCCGACCAAGTCAAATCAATCATGGCGCACATCGGCCAGCTCCGCGCGGCGCAAGGCGAACTGAACGGGCTCAATGCTGGCCCGCAAACCTTCGCCGCCAGCTTTGCCTCCCCCGATCCCACTTGGCTGTTGCGCCGGGGTGATCCCATGCAGCGGCTGGAGAAATTGCCGCCATCAATTCCCGGCGTACTGGGCAAACTTCAGCCCAAGGATGCCACCGAACCCGCGCGACGATTGGCGCTTGCGCAGCACCTTACGCGCCCGGATCATCCGCTCACCGCCCGCGTGCTGGTGAACCGCGTGTGGCAACAGCATTTTGGTACGGGCCTCGTGGACACGCCGTCGGACTTCGGCAAGATGGGCAACGCCCCGACGCATCCGAAGTTGCTCGATTGGTTGGCCAGTGAATTTGTGCGGCAAGGCTGGTCCATCAAAAAACTGCATCGCCTAATCCTCACCTCGCGCACCTACCAACAAACCCACCGCCCCAACGCCGCGGCCGCGCGCATTGATACCGATAGCCGTCTGCTGTGGCGGTTCCCCCCGCGTCGACTGGAGGCCGAAGCGATCCGCGACTCGATGCTTTTTGTGAGCGGCAAATTAAATTTGAAAACCGGCGGGCGCGGGTTTGATTTTTTCAATCAACGCGGTGGCCTGTCCGATTATCATCCCAAGGAAACCTTCGAAGCCGATGGCTGGCGGCGCATGATTTACGCCCACAAGGTGCGCATGCAGGCGGTGGATATTTTTGGCGCATTCGATTGCCCCGACGCCGGCCAGATGAAGCCCCGCCGCACCCGGTCCATCACGCCCGTGCAATCGCTCAGCCTGCTCAACAGCCCCTTCGCCAACCGGCAGGCCGACTTCTTTGCCGGTCGCGTCCGGCGCGAAGCCGGCGACGAGATGGGCGCTCAGGTGCAACACGCCTTCCGCCTCGCCACCTCGCGCGACCCCAACCCACGGGAATTGGCCACCCTGCAAACTCTTACTGAACAGCACGGCCTCGAGCAGGCCTGCCGTGTACTGTTCAATTCCAGTTCATTCCTGATGCTCCCATGA